In Helicobacter bilis, a genomic segment contains:
- a CDS encoding radical SAM/SPASM domain-containing protein has product MKFHKIYVEITDICKLSCSFCTPKKALRGVMPLALFEKIISQITNHTRLVSLHVLGDPLCVDNLSAYIDIGAYYKVRFDIVSSGAFLNKEHFSILTQKHIHQVSFSLDALFDNKHLRKEIEKYFDTILAFYEYAKTHAPNLYINLRLFGKYDYTYFLQRFPNAILQTEKRRLRLAKNFFLRFHKSFTWTALQKDSKIANMQIYPNTPYCFGAIKQLAILANGKVVPCCIDASAKMPLGDFNTQDFSEILYSKDMKNIQDSLRTHKDLAPLCKNCTFRGV; this is encoded by the coding sequence ATGAAATTCCATAAAATTTATGTTGAAATTACTGATATTTGTAAGCTTTCTTGCTCTTTTTGCACACCAAAAAAGGCACTAAGGGGAGTTATGCCGCTAGCTTTATTTGAAAAAATCATATCACAGATTACAAATCACACAAGGCTTGTAAGTCTGCATGTATTAGGCGATCCGCTCTGTGTGGATAATCTATCTGCATACATTGATATTGGGGCGTATTATAAAGTAAGGTTTGATATTGTGAGTAGTGGTGCGTTTTTAAACAAAGAGCATTTTTCTATATTGACACAAAAGCACATACATCAAGTTAGCTTTTCTCTTGATGCCCTGTTTGATAATAAGCATTTAAGAAAAGAGATAGAAAAATATTTTGATACAATCCTTGCCTTTTATGAGTATGCAAAAACACACGCCCCAAATCTTTATATCAATCTGCGACTTTTTGGGAAGTATGACTACACATATTTTTTGCAAAGATTCCCAAATGCGATTTTACAGACAGAAAAAAGGCGACTTCGTTTAGCTAAGAATTTTTTCTTGCGATTTCATAAATCTTTTACATGGACTGCTTTGCAAAAAGATTCTAAGATTGCAAATATGCAGATTTATCCAAATACGCCTTATTGCTTTGGGGCGATAAAGCAGCTTGCAATACTTGCAAATGGCAAGGTTGTCCCATGCTGTATTGATGCAAGTGCAAAAATGCCACTTGGTGATTTTAACACACAGGATTTTAGTGAGATTCTATATTCCAAAGATATGAAAAATATACAAGATTCACTAAGGACGCATAAGGATTTAGCACCATTATGTAAAAATTGCACTTTTCGTGGTGTTTAG
- a CDS encoding GNAT family N-acetyltransferase, with translation MELRVMTIQDYDLVLKLWKSIEGFYIRTIDDSYEGMQKFLTKNPNTNVVAICDNKIVGSILCGYDGRCAYLYHVCVQKEYRHKQIGKGMVAFVKERLKEEGATHINLVAFKNNSLGNLFWHEINWSLKDTLNLYEYILDSANTRILNEG, from the coding sequence ATGGAACTGCGAGTTATGACAATACAGGATTATGATTTAGTGTTAAAGTTGTGGAAAAGCATTGAAGGATTTTATATCCGCACTATTGATGATTCCTATGAAGGTATGCAAAAATTTCTTACAAAAAATCCAAATACAAATGTAGTAGCTATCTGTGATAATAAGATTGTAGGTAGCATATTATGCGGCTATGATGGGCGGTGTGCATATCTCTATCATGTGTGCGTGCAAAAGGAATATCGCCATAAGCAAATCGGCAAAGGCATGGTGGCATTTGTGAAAGAGCGGCTAAAAGAAGAGGGTGCGACACATATTAATCTTGTAGCTTTTAAGAATAACTCTCTTGGGAATCTTTTTTGGCATGAGATTAATTGGTCGCTTAAAGATACTTTGAATCTCTATGAATATATTTTAGATTCTGCAAATACTCGAATCTTGAATGAGGGTTAA
- a CDS encoding YqaA family protein has translation MNFYDYGLFGLLLVCFISSSLWPLGSEAFVIGFIAFDFNPYIVLIVASIGNILGSLSTYYIAYFGGDSAVRKFFPKSYKRIESYRPYVQKYGYLYAFFAFLPFIGDILVLLLGLYKYNQIATWLFITLGKISRYAILIYLYIQWGIT, from the coding sequence ATGAATTTTTATGATTATGGTTTATTTGGGTTATTGCTTGTTTGCTTTATATCCAGCTCTCTTTGGCCACTTGGGTCTGAAGCGTTTGTTATCGGTTTTATTGCATTTGATTTTAATCCCTATATTGTGCTAATTGTCGCTAGTATAGGCAATATACTTGGGAGTTTAAGCACCTATTATATTGCCTATTTTGGTGGCGATTCCGCTGTGCGAAAGTTTTTCCCAAAATCTTATAAAAGAATAGAATCTTATCGACCCTATGTGCAAAAATATGGCTATCTTTACGCATTTTTTGCATTCCTGCCATTTATTGGGGATATTTTAGTGCTACTTCTTGGGTTGTATAAATATAATCAAATAGCAACTTGGCTTTTTATCACACTTGGTAAAATAAGTCGCTATGCTATCTTAATATATCTTTATATTCAATGGGGTATTACCTAG
- a CDS encoding OmpP1/FadL family transporter, translated as MLRHKRVVGVICGLALSIESMQASGFRLTEQSLNGTALNSAFIAGAYGADSTYYNPANMSLGRDSDKHEIEIDGTLLFIPPFRFSTGDRSVYECASQNICNKSVEGKALTTIQPIPKFFYKSRAYEVASNLKTNFGLSFTTPSGLSMNWDGIGGGFLDDVSIAMMELNPVVSLAWKDFISFGVGFRAIYSFGSFNNTLYVPYNAVGGAFKGTTKVEQTSNAKGFGFGYNLALSIKPFATSSIESLKSLTLSSTYRSKVSIDMSGSLSALAHVSQSGANMGTVNMDAGLMLNADMPHILNVGILQDFGRSRVEFVYERTFWGSARIFDFQYANQRFYNLTGALAALGVDYVAGMMNSADYSAVAYGNGWKDSNAYRLGYTYFGESYKIMGSIAYDETPAPQGKFGIPDANAYMFGLGFRKRFLDDRLDLGLAYSLALKDNRKSFIVSHDGFGQLHLLTIGAKYLW; from the coding sequence ATGTTAAGACATAAAAGAGTAGTGGGCGTTATTTGTGGGTTGGCTTTGAGTATAGAATCTATGCAGGCTTCTGGCTTTCGCTTGACAGAGCAAAGCTTGAATGGCACGGCACTTAATTCAGCGTTTATCGCTGGGGCTTATGGAGCAGATTCTACCTACTATAATCCTGCAAATATGAGTTTAGGTAGGGATAGTGATAAACATGAAATAGAGATTGATGGAACACTTCTTTTTATACCACCATTTCGCTTTAGCACAGGTGATAGAAGCGTATATGAATGTGCCTCACAAAATATATGTAATAAATCAGTAGAAGGCAAGGCATTAACGACAATACAGCCGATTCCAAAGTTTTTCTATAAATCAAGGGCTTATGAAGTTGCTTCAAACTTAAAAACAAACTTTGGACTTTCTTTTACCACGCCTTCTGGTTTGTCTATGAACTGGGATGGTATAGGAGGTGGCTTCCTAGATGATGTAAGTATTGCCATGATGGAGTTAAACCCTGTTGTGTCTCTTGCGTGGAAAGATTTTATTTCATTTGGTGTTGGCTTTCGTGCAATCTATTCATTTGGAAGTTTTAATAATACTTTATATGTGCCTTATAATGCTGTCGGTGGTGCTTTTAAGGGAACTACAAAGGTAGAACAAACCTCTAATGCTAAAGGCTTTGGCTTTGGGTATAATCTTGCTTTAAGTATAAAGCCATTTGCCACTTCAAGTATAGAATCTTTAAAAAGTCTTACACTATCTAGCACTTATAGAAGTAAAGTCAGTATTGATATGAGCGGGAGTTTATCAGCCCTAGCACATGTAAGTCAGTCTGGTGCAAATATGGGAACTGTGAATATGGATGCTGGTCTTATGCTGAATGCTGATATGCCACACATACTGAATGTAGGTATATTACAAGATTTTGGTCGATCTAGGGTAGAATTTGTCTATGAGCGGACATTTTGGGGAAGTGCTAGAATCTTTGATTTTCAATATGCAAATCAAAGATTCTATAATTTAACTGGTGCTTTAGCCGCTTTGGGTGTCGATTATGTTGCAGGTATGATGAACTCTGCCGACTACTCCGCCGTTGCCTATGGAAATGGCTGGAAAGATTCTAATGCGTATCGTTTGGGATATACATATTTTGGGGAATCTTATAAGATTATGGGAAGTATCGCCTATGATGAGACACCCGCCCCACAAGGTAAGTTTGGCATACCTGATGCAAATGCGTATATGTTTGGCTTAGGCTTTAGGAAAAGATTCTTAGATGATAGGCTAGATTTAGGTTTGGCTTATTCACTTGCACTAAAAGATAATAGAAAAAGCTTTATAGTCTCTCATGATGGTTTTGGGCAGTTGCATTTGCTTACCATCGGTGCCAAGTATTTGTGGTAG
- a CDS encoding prephenate dehydrogenase: protein MQAGIIGLGLIGGSLGLALRETKMFKRILGYDKAALHEQQALSLGLVDECASMEEISQCDVIFIAVPLDFVAPIVNDFKDLTPTQTIIDLGSTKHAIHELIESKIRKNYVGAHPMSGTEHSGPKAAQKDLFKNKILILTDIDKSGAFQIAFAKEIFVNLGMQIIKMDSASHDEHIAYISHLPHILSFALANTVLAQEKPENILALIGGGFRSMSRLANSSPITWKDIFKHNKAHLLHSLTDFEKHFTEAKEYVAKEEWDKLIAWMKKANELHNFL from the coding sequence ATGCAAGCAGGCATTATCGGTTTAGGGCTTATAGGTGGGTCTTTAGGATTAGCTTTAAGAGAAACAAAGATGTTTAAACGCATTTTGGGGTATGATAAGGCAGCATTGCACGAGCAGCAGGCATTATCTCTAGGGCTTGTTGATGAGTGTGCGAGTATGGAAGAGATCTCACAATGTGATGTGATATTTATCGCTGTGCCACTTGATTTTGTAGCACCGATTGTAAATGATTTTAAAGATCTCACTCCAACGCAAACTATCATTGATTTAGGCAGCACAAAACACGCTATACATGAGCTTATAGAATCTAAAATACGTAAAAATTATGTCGGCGCACACCCTATGAGTGGCACAGAGCATAGCGGTCCAAAGGCAGCACAAAAAGATCTTTTTAAAAATAAGATTCTAATCCTCACAGATATAGACAAAAGTGGTGCGTTTCAAATCGCCTTTGCAAAAGAGATTTTTGTGAATCTTGGTATGCAAATCATTAAAATGGATTCTGCAAGTCATGATGAGCATATCGCCTATATCTCACATTTGCCGCATATCTTAAGCTTTGCCCTTGCAAACACGGTATTAGCACAAGAAAAACCAGAAAATATTCTTGCTTTAATCGGCGGTGGATTCCGCAGCATGTCGCGTCTTGCAAATAGTTCGCCTATCACTTGGAAAGATATTTTTAAACATAATAAAGCCCATCTATTACATTCACTCACAGATTTTGAAAAGCATTTTACTGAAGCAAAAGAGTATGTCGCAAAAGAAGAATGGGATAAACTCATAGCATGGATGAAAAAGGCAAATGAATTGCATAATTTCTTATAG
- a CDS encoding HAD family hydrolase, whose protein sequence is MDIAFFDFDGTITRGDSFQLFLRFVLGKRFYIKMLENLPTLIGYKLGLIDNSRAKERVLKSCFKGMEKDKLDKYCTDFVSDLESFCKDSALQKMRWHKANNHVVVLVSASFEEYLRPLCKAFDIHLLATTMEVKDGKITGNFAQPNCYGPEKERRIKESYNLTQYERIYVYGDTRGDREMLALASPNLAFFRVFH, encoded by the coding sequence TTGGATATAGCATTTTTTGATTTTGATGGGACTATAACGCGCGGGGATTCTTTTCAGCTATTTTTGCGTTTTGTATTAGGAAAAAGATTCTATATAAAAATGTTAGAAAATTTGCCTACTTTGATAGGCTATAAGCTTGGCTTAATAGATAATAGCAGGGCAAAAGAGAGAGTGCTTAAATCTTGTTTTAAGGGCATGGAAAAAGATAAATTAGATAAATATTGCACTGACTTTGTGAGCGATTTAGAATCTTTTTGTAAAGATTCTGCCCTGCAAAAAATGCGTTGGCATAAAGCGAATAATCATGTCGTAGTGCTTGTATCTGCTAGCTTTGAAGAGTATCTGCGTCCTTTATGTAAAGCTTTTGATATTCACTTGCTTGCCACTACAATGGAGGTAAAAGATGGCAAGATTACAGGCAATTTCGCCCAGCCAAACTGCTATGGACCAGAGAAAGAGAGACGCATTAAAGAGAGCTATAACCTTACACAATATGAAAGAATCTATGTCTATGGCGATACTAGGGGAGATAGGGAAATGTTAGCCCTAGCAAGTCCAAATCTCGCATTTTTTCGTGTGTTTCATTAA
- a CDS encoding SAM-dependent methyltransferase, producing MTSNKLAFSEIMQEWLYNPNTGYYTQNHVGKAGDFYTSVSVSKFFGGAISRYILRMLDEKRLTLPLHIVEIGSNNGDLIADIAEFLKAFSDVVFIQTSFCVIEPLVCLHTQQKATFQARITARFNKQLHIYNNLQMLKDTQPNNVFFISNELFDSMPCDIFYNDKMLYFDGKNFTWEKPTSEICEFREKYDIKSAEIPLIWESFIQNLCNLPCKWIFLTFDYGDFLAREMNIRMYMQHKVYNLYEELQNDRLAQFIGKSDITYDIDFSLLKKIFEDNSAKVLCNVTQSKFLIESCEILDIFESFSTHFSTIQLSKQKASLQGLIAPNAMGERFKALVCGV from the coding sequence ATGACTTCTAATAAGTTAGCATTTAGTGAGATTATGCAAGAGTGGCTCTATAATCCAAATACAGGCTATTACACGCAAAATCATGTGGGAAAAGCGGGGGATTTTTACACTTCTGTGAGTGTGTCAAAGTTTTTTGGCGGGGCGATTAGCCGCTATATTTTGAGAATGCTTGATGAAAAAAGGCTTACTCTGCCACTTCACATTGTAGAGATAGGGAGTAATAATGGCGATTTAATCGCTGATATTGCAGAGTTTTTAAAGGCATTTAGCGATGTGGTTTTCATACAAACTAGCTTTTGCGTGATAGAGCCACTAGTTTGCTTACATACACAACAGAAGGCGACTTTTCAAGCAAGGATTACTGCAAGATTTAATAAGCAACTACATATTTATAATAACTTGCAAATGCTAAAAGATACGCAACCAAACAATGTATTTTTCATATCTAATGAATTGTTTGATAGCATGCCTTGCGATATTTTCTATAACGATAAAATGCTGTATTTTGATGGTAAAAACTTTACATGGGAGAAGCCAACTAGCGAGATATGTGAGTTTAGAGAAAAGTATGATATAAAAAGTGCTGAAATCCCGCTTATTTGGGAATCTTTTATACAAAATCTCTGCAATTTGCCATGTAAATGGATATTTCTCACATTTGATTATGGCGATTTTTTAGCACGAGAAATGAATATACGAATGTATATGCAGCACAAGGTTTATAATCTCTATGAAGAATTGCAAAATGATAGATTAGCCCAGTTTATAGGCAAAAGTGATATTACTTATGACATAGATTTTAGCCTGTTAAAAAAGATATTCGAAGATAATAGTGCTAAAGTTTTATGTAATGTTACGCAGTCAAAATTTTTGATTGAATCTTGTGAGATATTAGATATTTTTGAAAGTTTTTCTACACATTTTAGCACAATCCAGCTAAGCAAACAAAAAGCAAGTTTGCAGGGCTTAATCGCTCCAAATGCCATGGGCGAACGCTTTAAAGCTTTGGTATGTGGGGTGTAG
- a CDS encoding glycosyltransferase family 9 protein yields MLTLNINNPYHFLLVHCNEYKNGASLILSLHCINALANEFPNSKISFLLHSSMQDFFQNNPHIHKIFCIDTDPNLAKSLKNAKINISLSLVADKKSTIALFRAGIKARIGVFSHFYSLLFNYKIKQKRTLNNKHEAEYNFDLLRFLQCKQFIYPKLYLKLSDIATAQEIIAQKFDTDLDTSYITICPSYGLQELGWKSRHFFTIANAIAKFHNVLILAPIDEMQGYQAMLPQFPNLSQKNLFSNTAQDSTTKTNTITQILALIHLSSLFIANNNTLLHAAAALDTSTFSIFPYKNTINPHRYAPISQNKKHVICTPFGLFNPKDSHEYSDYGLNMDSITPDIVLAILQAKFFLDERILLQNLNTPISQADTESNTDIIQDSNNLQNSKITQDSINTKDSKYASNSANLQDSKNLQDSKTTQPNQRLDITESSLTYTRQASIIDERG; encoded by the coding sequence ATGCTAACACTAAATATAAATAACCCTTATCATTTTCTACTCGTTCATTGCAATGAGTATAAAAATGGTGCAAGTCTTATACTCTCCCTGCATTGCATAAATGCCCTTGCAAATGAGTTTCCAAACTCTAAAATTAGCTTTCTTTTGCACTCAAGTATGCAAGACTTTTTTCAAAATAATCCACATATACACAAGATTTTTTGCATTGACACAGACCCAAATCTAGCAAAATCCTTAAAAAATGCAAAGATTAATATTTCACTTTCACTTGTAGCTGATAAAAAAAGCACAATAGCATTATTTCGTGCTGGGATTAAAGCTAGAATAGGTGTATTTTCACACTTTTATTCACTTCTTTTTAACTATAAAATTAAGCAAAAACGCACATTAAATAACAAACATGAAGCTGAATATAACTTTGATTTACTGCGATTTCTGCAATGCAAACAATTCATATATCCAAAGCTATATCTCAAACTAAGCGATATAGCCACCGCCCAAGAGATTATCGCACAGAAGTTTGACACAGATCTAGACACTAGCTATATTACAATCTGTCCAAGTTATGGATTGCAAGAGCTAGGCTGGAAGAGTAGGCATTTCTTCACCATTGCAAATGCTATTGCTAAGTTTCATAATGTATTGATACTAGCCCCAATTGATGAAATGCAGGGTTATCAAGCTATGCTTCCACAATTCCCAAATCTCTCACAAAAAAATCTTTTTTCTAACACAGCACAAGATAGTACGACAAAAACAAATACTATCACACAAATCCTAGCCCTAATCCACCTAAGTAGCCTTTTTATCGCTAATAATAACACGCTTTTACACGCTGCTGCCGCACTTGATACTAGCACCTTTTCAATATTCCCATATAAAAATACGATAAATCCACACCGATATGCCCCCATCAGTCAAAATAAAAAGCATGTGATTTGCACGCCTTTTGGTCTATTTAACCCAAAAGATTCTCATGAGTATAGCGACTATGGATTGAATATGGATAGCATTACACCTGATATTGTATTAGCCATATTGCAGGCAAAATTCTTCTTAGATGAGCGGATTTTATTGCAGAATCTAAACACGCCAATATCACAAGCAGATACAGAATCTAATACAGACATTATACAAGATTCTAACAATCTACAAAACTCAAAAATTACACAAGATTCTATAAATACAAAAGATTCTAAATATGCGAGTAATTCTGCTAACTTACAAGATTCTAAAAATTTGCAAGATTCTAAAACCACACAACCAAACCAAAGATTAGATATTACAGAATCTAGCCTTACATACACAAGACAAGCAAGTATTATTGATGAGAGAGGGTAA
- a CDS encoding shikimate kinase: protein MDNIILIGFMGSGKSTIAKLLATALNMPFIDSDTYIAKKEKSSIKDIFTYKGEAYFRHLESLFIESFSTQKGYIIATGGGMPIFNNVRGLGVCFYLQSDFDTITQRILKEKEATKENTRPLFDDISTAKALYNERMKIYENSCDYIIDSRQDTQAIVDRIISLLHTKPIHPQ from the coding sequence ATGGATAACATCATCTTAATAGGCTTTATGGGTAGCGGTAAAAGCACCATAGCAAAGCTACTTGCAACAGCCCTAAATATGCCCTTTATAGATAGTGATACATATATAGCGAAGAAAGAAAAAAGCAGTATTAAAGATATTTTTACATATAAAGGCGAGGCATATTTCCGCCATTTAGAATCTCTTTTTATAGAATCTTTTTCCACACAAAAAGGGTATATTATCGCAACAGGTGGTGGTATGCCAATCTTTAATAATGTAAGAGGGCTTGGTGTATGTTTCTATTTGCAAAGCGATTTTGATACAATCACACAACGCATTTTAAAAGAAAAAGAAGCCACAAAAGAAAATACGCGACCTCTATTTGATGACATATCTACAGCCAAAGCTCTCTATAATGAACGCATGAAAATATATGAAAACTCATGCGATTACATTATAGATTCTAGACAAGATACACAAGCAATAGTTGATAGAATCATATCTCTACTACACACAAAACCTATACACCCACAATAG
- a CDS encoding cation:proton antiporter — protein sequence MAVISGIVLSWLKIPTIIGYILTGVLTTYIFGFQLEDSGELNDIAEFGVVFLMFMIGLDFSFKSLTSMKQEVLVFGGLQIGISIAFFYVVCFYFLGFNFSTSIIISSAVSLSSTAIVLKFLNESAQTKTPYGMASVGILIFQDIAVIPILLMIKLLSDKDSHLSALLLTTLISAIIVLIVLFLPGRIMAKLFLRFSANMKTDEIFVGAVFLIVLGAAYISKSFGFSLALGAFLAGMIISNTPYKYQVSSVLTHFRDILLGVFFITVGMQVDIIFLLEYFVVILILVALMMGAKALLMYLFLFLFRGQRIGLRIALSLAQIGEFSFAIFLLASQHKILDLHLDGGILGILFGEEFFASITPDKIYQFLTLMVIFSMIATPFILDRLDKVTNFFLRYLTPVSSFFARRKAESYDDTKADHTNHATDLEKHVVVCGYGELGKKILEYFKGCDVQYIAVDKNYNKVEEAIKKGEPVIYGDITSRQILEQLGVTKCSAVIIAIDSIDSAQRAHQDIHALSPYCKIILKTKSSKFASEIQSQGVYAVVHERREIAKILSDLALQAVDENKQQADK from the coding sequence ATGGCGGTTATTTCAGGTATTGTGCTAAGTTGGCTTAAGATTCCAACCATTATTGGCTATATTCTTACAGGTGTGCTAACGACTTATATCTTTGGCTTTCAGCTTGAAGATTCTGGTGAGTTGAATGATATAGCTGAATTTGGGGTTGTGTTTTTGATGTTTATGATAGGGCTTGATTTTAGTTTTAAAAGCCTTACTTCAATGAAGCAAGAAGTGCTAGTCTTTGGCGGCTTACAGATTGGAATCTCGATTGCCTTTTTCTATGTTGTATGTTTTTATTTTTTGGGTTTTAACTTTTCTACCTCTATCATTATTTCAAGTGCGGTAAGCCTTAGCTCAACGGCAATTGTGCTGAAGTTTTTAAATGAAAGCGCTCAAACAAAAACGCCTTATGGCATGGCTTCAGTTGGAATCTTAATCTTTCAAGATATTGCAGTTATCCCAATTTTACTTATGATTAAGCTTTTAAGCGATAAAGATTCTCATCTTTCTGCCCTGCTTTTAACGACACTGATTTCTGCGATTATCGTGCTTATAGTGCTATTTTTGCCCGGACGCATTATGGCAAAACTATTCCTTCGCTTTTCAGCAAATATGAAAACAGATGAAATCTTTGTGGGTGCAGTCTTTCTAATCGTTTTAGGTGCGGCATACATAAGTAAATCTTTTGGCTTTTCTTTGGCGCTTGGGGCATTTTTGGCAGGTATGATTATCTCAAACACGCCGTATAAATATCAAGTCTCTTCAGTCCTTACACACTTTAGAGATATACTTTTGGGTGTATTTTTTATCACCGTTGGTATGCAAGTAGATATTATCTTCTTGCTTGAATATTTTGTTGTTATTCTTATCTTAGTAGCACTTATGATGGGTGCAAAAGCCTTACTCATGTATTTATTCTTATTCTTATTTAGGGGACAGAGGATAGGATTAAGGATTGCATTGTCTCTAGCACAAATTGGGGAGTTTTCATTTGCGATTTTCCTTTTAGCAAGTCAGCATAAGATATTAGACTTGCATCTTGATGGTGGAATTTTAGGGATTTTATTTGGCGAAGAGTTTTTTGCAAGTATTACCCCAGATAAAATCTATCAGTTTCTAACGCTTATGGTGATTTTTTCAATGATTGCTACACCTTTTATCTTAGATAGACTAGATAAGGTTACAAACTTTTTCTTGCGTTATCTTACGCCTGTAAGCAGTTTTTTTGCACGCAGAAAAGCAGAATCCTATGACGATACAAAGGCGGATCATACAAACCACGCGACAGACCTTGAAAAACATGTTGTGGTGTGTGGTTATGGCGAGCTTGGCAAAAAAATTTTAGAGTATTTTAAGGGTTGTGATGTGCAATACATTGCTGTGGATAAAAATTATAACAAGGTAGAAGAGGCAATAAAGAAAGGTGAGCCTGTAATTTATGGCGATATTACAAGTAGGCAGATTCTAGAGCAGCTTGGCGTTACTAAGTGTTCTGCGGTAATCATTGCCATAGACTCTATCGATAGTGCGCAAAGAGCCCATCAAGACATTCATGCCTTATCGCCTTATTGTAAGATTATCCTTAAGACAAAAAGTTCTAAGTTTGCTTCAGAGATTCAATCTCAAGGTGTGTATGCGGTAGTCCATGAGCGTAGGGAGATAGCAAAGATTCTAAGCGATCTAGCCCTGCAAGCAGTAGATGAGAATAAGCAGCAAGCAGATAAATAG
- a CDS encoding M23 family metallopeptidase, which translates to MNLSKCVFTFSCGVMFCVSMSYADSILFLPDSNKSQKRAIQNDFSDGEVDSDLRLFDIQQKGFNPKDEKGFRAPIDRSPITQDSVNPPKDMQQEDLPQEYKSMFETSLLQTNTESKEIKLAENTPTKKTKQNNSHTIEIANGATFIAVSSEKNPQVIRINNKVFPWVLHPKDSNKKIAFVAINYRSALENLRLNNDFSIKIVQGAYKREKITITDTTKTKPNKTASDRIAKEFAEANAIYRTYTKKRYWSKPFMLPLNSVITSPFGSARVFNNEIKSFHGGTDFRAAIGTPIQASNDGIVVIAKDRFLAGKSVVIDHGEGVFSMYYHCSDIKVKLGEKVQKGQVVALSGDTGRVSGAHLHFGMLVNGVQVDPIDFINKVNALF; encoded by the coding sequence ATGAATTTGTCAAAATGTGTTTTTACTTTTTCTTGTGGTGTAATGTTTTGTGTTAGTATGTCGTATGCAGATTCTATACTTTTTTTACCAGATTCAAATAAATCGCAAAAGAGAGCTATTCAAAATGATTTTAGTGATGGTGAAGTAGATTCTGATTTACGACTTTTTGATATTCAACAAAAAGGGTTTAACCCCAAAGATGAAAAGGGCTTTAGAGCCCCAATTGATAGAAGTCCTATAACACAGGATTCTGTAAATCCGCCAAAGGATATGCAGCAAGAAGATTTGCCGCAAGAATATAAGAGTATGTTTGAAACAAGTCTATTGCAAACAAACACAGAATCTAAGGAAATAAAACTCGCAGAAAACACGCCCACTAAAAAAACAAAACAAAATAATTCTCACACAATAGAGATTGCTAATGGTGCAACTTTTATTGCAGTGAGTAGTGAGAAAAATCCACAAGTTATACGCATAAATAATAAGGTTTTCCCATGGGTTTTGCACCCAAAGGATTCTAATAAAAAGATTGCATTTGTAGCGATTAACTATCGCTCAGCTTTAGAGAATCTAAGATTAAATAATGACTTTTCCATTAAAATCGTGCAAGGTGCATATAAGAGAGAAAAAATCACAATCACAGATACGACGAAGACAAAGCCAAATAAAACTGCGAGTGATCGCATTGCAAAGGAATTTGCTGAGGCAAATGCGATCTATCGCACATATACAAAGAAGCGCTATTGGAGTAAGCCTTTTATGTTGCCTTTAAACAGCGTGATTACAAGTCCTTTTGGCTCTGCGAGAGTATTTAATAATGAGATAAAAAGCTTTCATGGTGGCACAGATTTTCGTGCGGCAATTGGCACACCGATACAGGCTAGTAATGATGGTATTGTAGTGATAGCAAAGGATCGTTTTTTAGCAGGTAAGTCAGTCGTCATCGATCATGGTGAGGGGGTTTTTAGCATGTATTATCATTGCAGTGATATTAAGGTGAAGCTTGGTGAGAAGGTGCAAAAAGGGCAAGTGGTGGCTTTAAGTGGCGATACAGGCAGAGTGAGTGGGGCGCATTTGCATTTTGGTATGCTTGTAAATGGAGTGCAAGTTGATCCTATTGATTTTATAAATAAGGTGAATGCGTTGTTTTAA